A DNA window from Niabella yanshanensis contains the following coding sequences:
- a CDS encoding outer membrane beta-barrel protein, translating to MTKKYLLLTIAIACCYPSHAQIFEPDYSKLRVAVSGGYAYRLGKKPSGDPYFRDISQGPVFNAGLIYFFNSKHGLGADYSLFSTAGSLASPSVLSNIKIAYFGASYHFRQPVFNEKAEWLSGIGVGYIGYRDQGWIDRVEGTIKGGSVGTFLATGIDFKIVKGLSAGIDINLYGGSLSSITRNGSTTELEGDNRESLTRVESVAGLRYNF from the coding sequence ATGACTAAAAAATATTTACTGCTAACAATTGCGATAGCATGCTGCTACCCCAGCCATGCCCAGATTTTTGAACCTGATTATTCCAAACTGAGAGTGGCTGTTTCGGGGGGATATGCCTACCGGCTCGGTAAAAAACCATCCGGCGATCCATATTTCCGGGACATTAGCCAGGGGCCGGTTTTTAATGCGGGGCTTATTTACTTTTTCAACAGTAAGCACGGCCTGGGGGCAGATTATTCATTGTTCAGTACTGCGGGATCGCTGGCATCTCCCAGTGTATTAAGCAACATAAAAATAGCCTACTTTGGCGCTTCTTATCATTTCAGACAACCGGTTTTTAATGAGAAGGCAGAATGGTTATCTGGTATTGGGGTGGGGTATATCGGGTATCGTGATCAGGGCTGGATTGACCGGGTTGAAGGAACTATCAAAGGCGGTTCGGTGGGTACCTTTCTGGCTACCGGGATCGATTTTAAAATTGTGAAAGGATTATCGGCGGGAATCGACATCAACTTATATGGAGGTTCGCTTTCGAGCATAACCCGAAATGGGTCTACCACAGAACTGGAAGGAGATAACAGAGAAAGTCTTACCAGGGTAGAAAGTGTTGCCGGCCTGCGTTATAATTTTTAA
- a CDS encoding N-formylglutamate amidohydrolase, producing MKDFTIVNRKTPILAFALHDGHRIDESLRSYLLLDEQGRAREEDPYTGYMIADLPVTTVAVHASRFQLDLNRVKEQSVYAKPEDAWGLHVWNGLPIAAIEELNTRYEAFYTEIRLLIEEAVKEHGYFCILDVHSYNHRRESPFKEADSETHPEINLGTFYNNKKWFPLCDSYNSFLSDSKILDAQPDVRQNIIFKGGAFAQWVTGNFGEDGAVLSIEFKKTFMDEWTGIANIPHVNNLKELLHLSVSFLQKN from the coding sequence ATGAAGGATTTTACTATTGTAAACAGGAAGACTCCTATTCTGGCTTTTGCCTTGCACGATGGTCATCGGATAGATGAGTCCCTGCGTAGCTATCTTTTGTTAGATGAGCAGGGGCGAGCGCGTGAGGAAGATCCCTATACGGGTTATATGATTGCTGATCTCCCGGTAACTACTGTGGCAGTTCATGCGTCGCGTTTCCAGCTTGACCTGAACCGGGTAAAAGAGCAATCGGTTTATGCGAAACCGGAAGATGCCTGGGGCCTGCATGTATGGAACGGGCTTCCCATTGCCGCTATTGAAGAATTAAATACCCGTTACGAAGCCTTCTATACTGAAATCCGGCTTTTAATTGAAGAGGCTGTTAAAGAGCATGGCTACTTTTGTATACTGGATGTTCATTCCTATAATCACCGCAGGGAAAGTCCCTTTAAAGAAGCTGATAGCGAAACGCATCCCGAAATAAACCTGGGCACTTTTTATAATAACAAAAAATGGTTTCCCCTTTGCGACAGTTACAATAGTTTTTTGTCTGACTCGAAAATCCTGGATGCTCAGCCGGATGTGCGCCAGAATATTATTTTTAAAGGAGGGGCTTTTGCCCAATGGGTAACAGGAAATTTTGGCGAAGACGGTGCCGTGCTGTCAATCGAGTTTAAGAAAACTTTTATGGACGAATGGACCGGTATAGCCAATATACCGCATGTCAATAACTTAAAAGAATTATTGCATTTATCAGTAAGCTTTTTACAAAAGAACTAA
- a CDS encoding flavohemoglobin expression-modulating QEGLA motif protein, whose protein sequence is MTDANQKILNRLQDKLKKSEPIHITLPGNGLLKIEKPVPFLLVYRLGEGRDYFPNRLGKTESAYLIAEDDAEGLMRRIIQIVSTLLADRFNGFLIVETWLSPKVYQSPFTIHISQKRAIDTARKLDAELNKIPIPSWGKTSVLKKQQEPAAPTDMQPLLKKDYIDKYGITFVGLEIAPVYVNEATGKPYPLFLRELRAGYSRALRKSFFEFIRLQTSFIASHFQMLGTTIIDDKAREIDRELAAYTKMFDFLMLVTPINADAAWEEFQNANYAKNPVFHYRPMPVDPELIKRKIYNLPIEDITDPTIAFLFRDKRKEIDRMLNMMQEREKHDFLLSSLQLFGPVSEQLLDVAKALLVAVDAGSEAATETKRLTAAEFALMAQKELKWLRAQDSSVSSNIRIADDIEGILVSKGVLNINSGFGISKKRAQPLLQHEIGTHVVTYYNGKAQPLELFSIGVPGYEELQEGLAVLAEYMTNGLTASRMRTLAARVVAVQEMISGKSFVDTFHLLSDKYTFAPHSAFNICMRVYRGGGLTKDAVYLKGFLNIIDYIKKGKDLKHLLIGKIREDYLPVVQELIHRNILLEAPITPRFLQGDFLAKLETIKKEANIFKMIQQ, encoded by the coding sequence ATGACAGATGCCAATCAAAAAATATTGAATCGCCTGCAGGATAAACTTAAAAAGTCGGAGCCCATTCATATAACGTTGCCTGGAAACGGACTTCTCAAAATTGAAAAGCCCGTTCCCTTTCTTCTTGTGTATCGCTTGGGCGAAGGAAGAGATTATTTCCCCAACCGGTTGGGGAAAACAGAGTCGGCTTATTTAATTGCTGAAGATGATGCTGAGGGGCTCATGCGAAGAATTATTCAAATAGTGAGTACGCTATTGGCCGATAGGTTTAATGGTTTTCTCATTGTAGAAACCTGGCTATCTCCCAAAGTGTATCAGTCTCCCTTTACGATCCATATCAGTCAGAAAAGGGCTATAGATACTGCCCGAAAGCTGGATGCAGAACTGAATAAAATACCAATACCTTCCTGGGGTAAAACCTCGGTGCTGAAGAAGCAGCAGGAGCCGGCTGCCCCCACAGATATGCAACCCCTTTTAAAAAAAGATTACATAGACAAGTATGGTATTACTTTTGTCGGACTCGAAATAGCACCCGTATATGTGAATGAAGCAACCGGTAAGCCTTATCCCCTGTTTTTGCGTGAGCTAAGAGCGGGTTACAGCAGAGCCCTGCGTAAAAGCTTTTTTGAATTTATACGCCTGCAGACTTCTTTTATAGCTTCTCATTTTCAGATGTTGGGTACTACTATCATTGACGATAAGGCACGTGAAATAGACCGGGAGCTGGCCGCATATACCAAAATGTTCGATTTTCTGATGCTGGTGACTCCCATTAATGCAGATGCGGCCTGGGAAGAGTTTCAAAATGCCAATTATGCCAAAAATCCTGTATTCCATTACCGGCCGATGCCGGTGGACCCGGAGTTGATAAAAAGGAAAATATATAATCTCCCCATTGAGGATATAACGGATCCTACCATTGCTTTTTTATTTCGTGATAAAAGAAAAGAGATTGACCGCATGCTGAACATGATGCAGGAAAGAGAGAAGCATGATTTTTTACTGAGCAGCTTGCAATTGTTTGGTCCGGTTAGCGAGCAATTGCTGGATGTAGCTAAAGCCTTACTGGTGGCAGTAGATGCAGGGAGTGAAGCCGCCACTGAAACGAAAAGATTAACGGCAGCTGAGTTCGCTTTGATGGCTCAGAAGGAATTGAAATGGTTAAGAGCCCAGGATAGCAGCGTGTCGTCCAATATCCGTATTGCAGATGATATAGAAGGGATATTGGTTTCTAAGGGGGTATTGAACATCAATTCGGGCTTCGGTATTTCAAAAAAAAGAGCGCAACCGCTTCTGCAACACGAAATTGGCACACATGTGGTAACATATTATAATGGCAAGGCACAGCCTCTCGAGCTGTTTTCAATTGGGGTGCCGGGTTATGAAGAATTGCAGGAGGGATTAGCGGTTTTGGCAGAGTATATGACAAATGGCTTAACAGCCAGTCGCATGCGAACCCTGGCTGCCAGGGTAGTAGCAGTGCAGGAGATGATCAGCGGTAAATCATTTGTAGATACGTTTCATTTGCTTTCTGATAAATATACCTTTGCTCCACATTCTGCATTTAATATCTGCATGCGGGTTTATAGGGGAGGAGGACTTACAAAGGATGCCGTTTACCTGAAAGGCTTTTTAAATATTATCGATTATATTAAAAAGGGAAAAGACCTGAAGCACCTGTTGATTGGAAAAATACGTGAAGATTACCTTCCGGTAGTACAGGAGCTGATACATCGCAATATTCTTTTGGAGGCACCTATAACACCCCGTTTTTTACAGGGAGATTTTCTGGCAAAGCTCGAGACGATCAAGAAGGAGGCAAACATTTTTAAAATGATTCAACAATAA
- a CDS encoding glutathione synthetase yields MRIGFVINDYDREEPYFTTTRLALQALQMGHEVYYIAVQDFSYTASGQMGAHAKKAPAKKFRSPQIFMETVFEVEKKLIESRDLDVLMLRNDPSADLDDRPWAQYSGIVFGQLAKKNGVLVLNNPDTLAKATNKMYFQYFPEIIRPETIITRSITEIKSFYAAHKKNIVLKPLQGSGGKNVFLVNEQNQNLNQIVDAIGRDGYIVAQEYLPKASKGDIRLFLLNGKPIEIDGKVAAIHRTQAGGDIRSNIHQGGAVSQAKITRKIFDIVDAVSHKLVKDGMFLVGLDVVGDKVMEVNVFSPGGMGHACRLNDVNYFEEVIKAIEQELD; encoded by the coding sequence ATGCGTATAGGTTTTGTTATTAATGATTATGACCGTGAAGAACCGTATTTTACCACCACCCGCCTGGCGCTGCAGGCCCTGCAAATGGGGCACGAGGTGTATTATATAGCGGTGCAGGATTTTAGCTATACAGCATCCGGGCAAATGGGAGCGCATGCAAAAAAAGCGCCGGCAAAGAAGTTTCGTAGCCCGCAGATTTTCATGGAAACCGTTTTCGAGGTCGAGAAAAAACTGATCGAATCCCGAGATCTGGATGTATTGATGCTGCGTAACGATCCTTCTGCGGACCTGGATGATCGCCCATGGGCCCAGTATTCGGGTATTGTATTTGGACAATTAGCCAAAAAGAACGGGGTGCTGGTTTTGAACAACCCCGATACGCTGGCTAAGGCCACCAATAAAATGTACTTTCAATACTTCCCGGAGATCATAAGACCTGAAACAATTATCACCCGCAGTATTACAGAAATTAAAAGCTTTTACGCGGCTCATAAAAAGAACATTGTGTTGAAGCCACTACAGGGGTCTGGAGGGAAAAATGTCTTTCTGGTGAATGAACAAAATCAGAATTTAAACCAGATTGTAGATGCGATTGGCCGCGATGGGTATATTGTTGCCCAGGAATATTTGCCGAAAGCCAGTAAAGGAGATATACGGCTGTTTTTGCTCAACGGAAAACCTATAGAAATTGACGGCAAGGTAGCCGCTATACATCGTACGCAGGCTGGAGGCGATATTCGCAGTAATATCCACCAGGGAGGCGCGGTATCGCAGGCAAAAATAACGCGCAAGATTTTTGATATCGTGGATGCGGTGAGCCATAAGCTGGTTAAAGACGGGATGTTTTTGGTAGGCCTCGATGTGGTGGGCGACAAAGTAATGGAGGTGAATGTATTTAGTCCGGGTGGTATGGGACATGCCTGTCGCCTGAACGACGTTAATTATTTTGAAGAAGTCATTAAAGCGATTGAGCAGGAACTGGATTAA
- a CDS encoding sucrase ferredoxin: protein MDNDIKKEVFFCSAASRYFKEQLAGTAANAGAFILIEHANPFPEKIIEAHFDKEWLREIQQLAKSLRGKVLLIRNKKTNFKECRISFVDNKAGRYFTIQTTVDEISSVHLSDHITSADTQWQTDPFFVICTNGKKDKCCAKFGFPVFKFFESFNANVNVWECTHVGGDRFAANVIAMPFGIYYGHVAVEDVGHIMVRTLLRKIYKNKFRGVSRRSFYEQAIECHLREHLQNYDIDFEIHTHLLKHEGDHYEVDVTTSNNGHYIMDLERVKIDYPHLLTCKAKKQENISKFKLAKLEVIPAIS from the coding sequence TTGGACAACGATATTAAAAAAGAGGTGTTTTTCTGCAGTGCCGCGTCGAGGTATTTTAAAGAACAGTTAGCCGGCACTGCAGCTAATGCCGGCGCGTTCATATTAATTGAACATGCCAATCCTTTTCCTGAAAAAATAATAGAGGCCCATTTTGATAAAGAATGGCTAAGGGAGATTCAGCAGCTAGCTAAAAGTTTGCGCGGTAAGGTATTACTTATCCGTAATAAAAAAACCAATTTCAAAGAATGCAGGATCTCCTTTGTGGATAATAAAGCCGGCCGGTATTTTACCATTCAAACAACTGTTGATGAAATCAGCTCTGTTCATCTATCGGACCATATCACTTCAGCCGATACACAATGGCAAACCGATCCCTTTTTCGTGATCTGTACCAATGGCAAAAAAGATAAATGTTGTGCTAAATTTGGTTTCCCCGTATTCAAATTTTTTGAATCTTTTAATGCCAATGTTAATGTGTGGGAATGCACCCATGTGGGAGGTGACCGCTTTGCGGCCAATGTTATCGCCATGCCTTTTGGTATTTATTATGGTCATGTAGCAGTTGAAGACGTAGGCCACATTATGGTAAGAACGCTTTTACGGAAAATCTATAAAAATAAATTCAGGGGTGTATCGCGCCGGTCATTTTATGAGCAGGCTATTGAATGTCATTTACGTGAACACCTGCAGAACTATGATATAGACTTTGAAATTCATACTCATCTATTGAAGCATGAAGGAGATCATTACGAGGTAGATGTAACTACGAGTAATAATGGCCATTATATTATGGACCTGGAAAGAGTAAAGATCGACTACCCCCATCTTCTTACCTGTAAAGCGAAAAAGCAGGAAAATATCTCTAAGTTCAAACTGGCAAAACTCGAAGTAATACCAGCAATATCTTAA
- a CDS encoding cupin domain-containing protein produces the protein MNYFFDKIVAPYSVDDFFNTYHEKEILHVKRNDEQYYQDILTPREISDYLERQDIFYPSVRIVKNGKEIPNGEYTLKSTPIGHHRKDGIINTDKAFSLFNNGATFVIQAGQRYFNNLSHCSLELSQKFNSPVQANLYITPNKSQGFNPHWDTHDVFVLQISGTKTWHLYGFEKELPTKNQSFVSKDYNKEPTQTIQLSPGDFLYVPRGYVHDAMADDGISSHITIGVLSFTWARYFNEIFPQLEEFKEFREAVPFWRGDLTELIKEKTETLRQKLSGLNFDKGIERLNKSYHSAQPQPVHNYFESIRNIDKLLPDTALALNGGIIYQFVKKEPGYELHLLGKAILFPEVLKPAVDYIFSQKKFTLKDLPGETEAVNGLITQLIREGVVYIDEL, from the coding sequence ATGAACTATTTTTTCGATAAAATTGTAGCCCCCTATAGCGTTGATGATTTTTTCAATACCTATCATGAGAAAGAAATCCTGCATGTTAAAAGAAATGATGAACAGTACTACCAGGACATTCTAACACCCCGGGAAATATCAGATTACCTCGAACGCCAGGACATTTTTTACCCCTCGGTTCGCATCGTAAAAAACGGGAAGGAAATTCCTAATGGCGAGTATACATTAAAAAGTACGCCAATTGGTCATCACCGTAAAGATGGTATCATCAATACCGATAAGGCTTTTTCCCTTTTTAATAACGGCGCTACATTTGTGATACAGGCCGGACAACGTTACTTTAATAACCTGTCTCACTGCAGCCTGGAACTTTCTCAAAAATTCAATTCCCCCGTACAGGCCAATTTGTATATTACGCCTAATAAATCACAGGGTTTTAATCCTCACTGGGACACGCATGATGTTTTTGTGTTGCAGATATCAGGTACTAAAACCTGGCATTTATACGGATTTGAAAAAGAATTACCCACCAAGAACCAGTCTTTTGTAAGCAAGGATTATAATAAAGAGCCTACTCAAACCATACAGCTCAGTCCGGGTGACTTTTTATATGTGCCGCGGGGCTATGTACATGATGCTATGGCCGACGATGGCATTTCGTCTCATATCACTATTGGTGTACTTTCATTTACCTGGGCCAGGTACTTCAACGAAATATTCCCGCAGCTGGAAGAATTTAAGGAGTTCAGGGAAGCTGTTCCTTTCTGGAGAGGCGACCTGACAGAGCTGATCAAGGAAAAAACAGAAACCCTGCGTCAGAAATTGTCGGGGCTTAACTTTGATAAAGGCATAGAGCGCCTCAATAAAAGCTATCATTCAGCACAGCCCCAGCCCGTTCATAATTATTTTGAAAGCATCAGGAATATTGATAAGCTATTGCCCGATACCGCATTAGCCCTTAATGGGGGTATAATTTACCAGTTTGTAAAAAAAGAACCGGGGTATGAACTACATTTGCTGGGTAAAGCCATCCTGTTTCCTGAGGTACTGAAGCCTGCAGTTGATTATATTTTCAGCCAAAAGAAATTTACTTTAAAAGATTTGCCTGGAGAGACAGAAGCTGTAAACGGGCTGATTACGCAACTAATCAGGGAAGGTGTTGTTTATATTGACGAATTGTAA
- a CDS encoding sugar phosphate isomerase/epimerase family protein encodes MNRKVFLRNASAIAAACAVMPAWGKELISAKKSFFEISLAQWSLHKKLFAKEIDNLDFPAITKKEFGISVVEYVNVFFKDKAENTQYLNELLKRCKDNGVKNHLIMCDGEGDLGNTDANARIKAVENHYKWVNAAKYLGCATIRVNAAGRGTATEVSDAAAEGLARLGAYAAKEKINVIVENHGGYSSDGSWLSGVMKKVNKSNVGTLPDFGNFCIRRDGNTCAEEYDRYKGTKELMPFAKGVSAKSYNFDDKGNCVETDYEKMLKIVKEAGFNGYVGIEYEGSALSESEGILKTKALLERIQKAI; translated from the coding sequence ATGAACCGAAAAGTTTTTCTTAGAAATGCTTCAGCAATAGCTGCGGCCTGCGCTGTAATGCCTGCATGGGGGAAAGAGCTCATCTCCGCGAAAAAGTCTTTTTTCGAAATATCCCTGGCCCAATGGTCCTTACACAAAAAGCTTTTTGCGAAGGAAATAGACAATCTGGATTTCCCCGCGATTACAAAAAAAGAGTTTGGTATTAGTGTAGTAGAATACGTGAATGTTTTTTTTAAAGACAAAGCAGAAAATACGCAATACCTTAATGAATTATTAAAGCGTTGTAAAGATAACGGTGTAAAAAATCACCTGATTATGTGCGATGGAGAAGGAGATTTGGGAAATACTGATGCTAATGCGAGGATAAAAGCGGTAGAGAATCATTACAAATGGGTAAATGCTGCAAAGTACCTGGGGTGTGCCACGATAAGGGTTAACGCCGCGGGAAGGGGTACGGCTACAGAGGTGTCAGATGCTGCTGCAGAAGGATTAGCCAGGCTCGGTGCCTATGCCGCTAAGGAGAAAATAAATGTGATCGTGGAAAATCACGGCGGATATTCTTCCGATGGAAGCTGGTTAAGTGGCGTAATGAAAAAAGTTAATAAATCTAATGTAGGGACTTTGCCCGATTTCGGCAATTTTTGTATAAGGCGTGATGGCAATACATGTGCGGAGGAATATGACCGCTATAAGGGTACTAAAGAGCTTATGCCTTTCGCAAAAGGCGTGAGTGCCAAGAGCTATAACTTTGACGATAAGGGTAATTGTGTAGAAACGGATTATGAAAAAATGCTTAAGATCGTAAAAGAGGCAGGCTTTAACGGTTATGTAGGGATAGAATATGAGGGAAGTGCTTTGTCGGAGAGCGAAGGTATACTTAAAACAAAGGCTTTATTAGAACGCATACAAAAAGCGATATAA
- a CDS encoding DUF983 domain-containing protein encodes MENNKKARRSYLGTVLGCYCPRCREGKLFEKPLTLKLSGFMKMNKACPVCGQPTEIEVGFFYGTSYVSYMLAVALSVASAVAWWVLIGFSLQDNRFVYWIIFNAILLVVLQPWLMRFSRSLWLSWFVKYDPNWRTRGPRDVSERINEDQGNNW; translated from the coding sequence ATGGAAAACAATAAGAAAGCCAGGAGGAGTTATTTAGGCACGGTGCTGGGCTGCTATTGCCCCCGTTGCCGCGAGGGAAAACTATTTGAAAAACCACTCACCTTAAAACTGAGCGGTTTTATGAAAATGAATAAGGCCTGCCCGGTTTGCGGGCAACCCACAGAAATTGAAGTAGGCTTTTTCTACGGAACCAGCTATGTTAGTTATATGCTTGCCGTAGCACTTAGCGTAGCCAGTGCTGTTGCCTGGTGGGTATTGATTGGATTTTCCTTACAGGACAACCGCTTTGTTTACTGGATCATTTTCAACGCTATCCTCCTGGTGGTTTTGCAACCCTGGCTGATGCGTTTTTCGCGTAGCCTCTGGCTCTCCTGGTTTGTAAAGTATGATCCCAATTGGCGAACCCGTGGCCCCAGGGATGTTTCTGAAAGGATTAATGAAGACCAGGGTAATAACTGGTAG
- a CDS encoding UDP-N-acetylmuramoyl-tripeptide--D-alanyl-D-alanine ligase — protein MNIQELYGIYLQYPNVQTDTRKLQTGDIFFALKGPNFNGNLFAQQALDAGAAYAVIDEQGFEIPGRTILVEDVLTALQQLANYHRRRFNIPFIAITGSNGKTTTKEVIHAVLSTKYKVYTTEGNLNNHIGIPLTLLKIKSDAELAVVEMGANHLHEIEGYCRVAEPTHGLITNCGKAHLEGFGSLEGVRKGKGELFDYLRTREDAMAFIMKDYDYLQDMSKGIAHIVTYGTHDAMITGKPETKGELLAVKVTVNGAAFPIATQLVGDYNLPNVLAAVALGYEFDVPANQIKQAIENYKPSNSRSQLVEAGSNKIILDAYNANPSSMKLAVENLAAIQADKKILMIGAMAEMGDETAIEHETLINQVKKSTWHQVVLVGNPFLPYSKDFVYFDNSADAANWAQQQHFENAYILIKGSRSSQMEKILTAITQ, from the coding sequence ATGAACATACAGGAACTTTACGGGATCTATTTACAATATCCAAACGTACAAACAGATACCAGGAAACTGCAAACAGGCGATATTTTCTTTGCACTTAAAGGTCCCAATTTCAACGGCAACCTGTTTGCGCAACAGGCGCTGGATGCCGGGGCGGCTTACGCAGTTATCGATGAGCAGGGGTTTGAAATTCCGGGGAGGACCATTTTGGTGGAGGATGTATTGACTGCTTTGCAGCAACTGGCCAATTACCATCGCCGGCGGTTCAACATCCCGTTTATTGCTATTACAGGCAGCAATGGTAAAACCACTACCAAAGAGGTGATACATGCAGTGCTTAGTACAAAATATAAGGTATACACTACAGAAGGCAATCTCAATAATCATATAGGGATTCCGCTAACCCTGCTTAAAATAAAAAGCGATGCCGAATTAGCAGTAGTGGAAATGGGCGCCAACCACCTGCACGAAATAGAAGGCTATTGCCGGGTAGCAGAACCTACACACGGGCTGATCACCAATTGCGGCAAGGCCCATCTCGAAGGATTTGGTAGCCTGGAGGGTGTTAGAAAGGGAAAGGGAGAGTTATTTGACTATCTCCGTACCCGTGAGGATGCCATGGCCTTTATTATGAAGGATTATGATTACCTGCAGGATATGAGCAAGGGTATTGCTCATATTGTCACCTATGGCACTCATGATGCCATGATCACCGGAAAGCCTGAAACAAAAGGTGAGTTACTGGCCGTTAAAGTAACCGTTAACGGAGCAGCCTTTCCTATAGCTACACAGCTCGTAGGCGATTATAATTTACCGAATGTATTGGCTGCTGTCGCGCTTGGCTACGAATTTGATGTTCCGGCCAATCAGATAAAACAGGCCATTGAAAATTATAAACCCTCCAACAGCCGGTCGCAGCTGGTGGAAGCGGGTAGCAATAAAATTATATTAGATGCCTATAATGCCAATCCCAGCAGCATGAAGCTGGCCGTTGAAAACCTGGCGGCTATTCAGGCCGATAAAAAAATATTAATGATCGGTGCCATGGCCGAAATGGGTGATGAAACCGCCATTGAACACGAAACGTTGATTAACCAGGTTAAAAAAAGCACCTGGCACCAGGTAGTGTTGGTAGGCAACCCTTTCCTTCCATACAGTAAAGACTTCGTTTACTTTGACAATTCTGCCGATGCTGCCAACTGGGCCCAACAGCAGCATTTTGAAAATGCTTATATACTGATCAAAGGAAGCAGGAGCTCTCAGATGGAAAAAATATTAACGGCAATAACTCAATAA
- the ispF gene encoding 2-C-methyl-D-erythritol 2,4-cyclodiphosphate synthase, whose product MSFRIGSGIDFHQMVEGRDLWIGGILIPHTKGALGHSDADVLLHAICDALLGALSLGDIGVHFPNNDERYRDIDSKILLKHCMKLIQERGYKVVNIDSTLTLQEPKIKPFVPQMQETIAGICEVLIEDVSVKATTTEHMGFVGREEGLVAYATVLLQKI is encoded by the coding sequence ATGAGCTTTAGAATAGGAAGCGGCATCGATTTTCATCAGATGGTAGAAGGACGTGATCTTTGGATTGGCGGTATTTTAATTCCCCATACAAAAGGGGCATTGGGACATAGCGATGCCGATGTGTTGCTACACGCGATCTGCGATGCATTATTGGGCGCCTTAAGCCTGGGTGATATTGGTGTGCATTTCCCCAATAATGATGAAAGGTACCGCGATATCGACAGTAAGATATTGCTGAAGCATTGTATGAAGCTGATACAGGAAAGAGGATATAAAGTAGTTAATATTGATTCCACGCTGACCCTGCAGGAGCCTAAAATAAAACCTTTCGTTCCTCAAATGCAGGAGACCATCGCTGGTATTTGTGAAGTACTGATTGAGGACGTGTCCGTAAAAGCAACCACTACCGAACATATGGGCTTTGTGGGCAGGGAAGAAGGCCTGGTGGCCTACGCAACTGTACTGCTACAGAAGATATGA
- the dut gene encoding dUTP diphosphatase: MTQLQVKIVNKSQHAVPAYATSGASGMDLKASINEDIVLQPLERTLVPTGLFIELPEGFEAQIRPRSGLAIKQGLTCLNTPGTIDADYRGEIKVILINLSNEAQTIHNGDRVAQMVIQKVEIISWVPVEELGETVRAAGGFGHTGKQ; the protein is encoded by the coding sequence ATGACCCAGTTACAAGTTAAAATCGTTAATAAATCGCAGCATGCGGTGCCGGCCTATGCCACTTCCGGTGCATCCGGTATGGACTTAAAAGCGTCTATAAATGAAGATATAGTTTTACAACCCCTGGAAAGGACTTTGGTGCCAACCGGTTTATTTATTGAATTACCCGAGGGTTTTGAAGCCCAGATAAGGCCGCGTAGCGGTTTGGCTATTAAGCAGGGATTAACCTGTCTCAATACGCCTGGCACAATTGATGCAGATTACAGGGGAGAAATAAAGGTGATTTTAATTAACCTGTCTAACGAAGCTCAAACCATCCACAATGGCGATCGCGTGGCCCAGATGGTGATACAAAAAGTAGAGATCATAAGCTGGGTACCCGTTGAAGAACTGGGTGAAACCGTAAGGGCGGCGGGAGGTTTTGGACATACGGGAAAACAATAA